In Acidobacteriota bacterium, the genomic window ACTCTTCACTCTTCACTCTTCACTCTTCACTCTTCACTCTTCACTCTTCACTCTTCACTCTTCACTCTTCACTCTTCACTCTTCACTCTTCACTCTTCACTCTTCACTCTTCACTCTTCACTCTTCTCTTCATCTCCAGCGCCAACGTCGTGAGCAACACCCGCCACGCGATCCGGAGGGTGTCCCGAATGGCCAGATAATGGCTCGTCTGCACTCCGTCGACGAAGCCGAGATCGATCGGCACCTCGGTGATTCGCAGCCCGAGTCGTGCACCGATCACGAGCATCTCGCTCTCCGCGGCGAATCCCTCCGAGTCGAATCGAACCTTCCGGATGAAGTTCCGGTCGTACACGCGGAATCCGCTCTGCGTGTCTTCGATGCGAATCCCGGCAGCCAGGGAAATGGTTCGCGCGGAAAAACGATTGGCGAGTCTCCGTCGCCGGACCATCTGGTCGAACAGATGGCTCCGAGAGCCGATCACGAGATCCGAATGGGACTTTCTCCACTCGTCGATCAGAACCGGGATGTTCCGCGGGAGATGCTGTCCGTCGGCATCGAGAGTGATCACGGCGTCGATGTCTCTCGCCATGGCCAGCGAATGGGCCGTCTTGAGGGCTGCGCCCTTGCCGCGATTCGCGCCGTGGGAGACAACCTCGACATTTCGCGAGCGAGCGACTTCGGCCGTGAGATCGGTGGAGCCGTCGTCGATCACGACGATCGAAGCGCCGAGCTCGGAAGCCACCGGAAGGCAATCATCGAGGACTCCCCCGAGATGGGAAGCCGCCTGATAGGCAGGGATGGTGATCAGAAGTCGGTCGCGGCTCATCGCGAGAGTACGGCGCTGACCACCGCGCCACCCGGCGCGATGGCGTTGATCAGGATGTGATCGAGTACTTGCTCGGTCGTCGTGACCGTGACGGGAATCTCTCCGAGATCAGACTCATGGAAGCCGGGAGAGGGGAAGAGGATCTGGTGCCGCAGGCCGAGAATAGCCGAGGCGATCTGGTGTGCGCCGCCCCCCGTCCACTCCCCGAAGCAACCCTTCGTTGCGACCACCGGCGGGCAGCTGGGGCCAAAGAGCTCGAGCAGCGCTTCGGCTTCGAGCGCGTCGCCTTTGCGGCTTCCGTTGGCCGACGCCCAGACGGCGCTGATGTCGGATGGTTGCAGTCCCGCGTCGAAAATTGCGGAGCTCATCGTCTCCGCGACGGCTTCCGATCCCGATCCCCAGTCGGAGAGGGTCGCGGTCGTGTCCCTCCCGGTCGCGAAACCGCTCAGACGGCAGAGCGGGGCGCCATCCGAATCACGATCGGAGAGGAGAAAGAATGCGCTCCCCTCTCCGGGAAGCACCCCATTGCGCCGGCGATCGAATGGTCGGACTGCCTCGTCGAGATCACCGTCTCCGCGGGCGAGAGCTCCGATCCGATCGAGGACTTCGTAGATGATCTCGTTGATTTCTTCCACTCCGCCAACCAGCGCCGTGGAAGTGGTTTCCTTTGCAATCTGCAGCCCGGCGAAGCCGAGAGCGAGCAGAGCCGATGTGACGCTCTGGGTGAAGGTCACGTTGAATCCGGTCAGCCTCCACTCGATCGCGATGTGACTGCCGGGCGCGTTAGCGACCGACTCCGCGAAAAGCTGAGGGGGTGCCAGGCCAGGACCTTTTTCGAGGTATTCGTCGAAGTATCGGACCGAGGTTTCCACAGGCCCGAAGGCGGTTCCGAGCGCGAGGCCGGTCGCTCGATCCGCGAGATCGGTGATT contains:
- a CDS encoding glycosyltransferase family 2 protein, giving the protein MSRDRLLITIPAYQAASHLGGVLDDCLPVASELGASIVVIDDGSTDLTAEVARSRNVEVVSHGANRGKGAALKTAHSLAMARDIDAVITLDADGQHLPRNIPVLIDEWRKSHSDLVIGSRSHLFDQMVRRRRLANRFSARTISLAAGIRIEDTQSGFRVYDRNFIRKVRFDSEGFAAESEMLVIGARLGLRITEVPIDLGFVDGVQTSHYLAIRDTLRIAWRVLLTTLALEMKRRVKSEE